The Pyxidicoccus sp. MSG2 DNA segment AGCTGGACGCGGAGGGCCGGCCCGTCGCTGCGGCCAACGTGCTGCTGTCACGCGACTACCCAAAAGGCGTGGGGGTGCCCATCGACCCGAAGACGTGGGGCACGACGGCGGTGCGCTACACGCGGTGGGATTTGGAGCGGTGGGACGGGCAGAAGGGGTGGGCTGACGCGACGGCGGAGGAGGACGTGGTGCCGGGGCGCGAGAAGGCAAAGCTGCGCTTCATGGCGCCCTACCCCGCCTCGCTGTTCAAGCTGATGATTGCCTTCCGGGTGATGCGGCTGGTGGACCGGGGCGTGGTGACGCTGGCGCAGCCGTGGCGCTTCCTGCGGGACACGGAGGACAAGGGCGAGCGTCCGGTGTGGCGGTGGATGGAGCCGATGGTGACGGAGTCGGACAACGGCTCCACCGAGGCGCTGGTGAAGCTGCTGCACGAAAAGGGGGAGCTGGCGGGACTGAACCAGGAACTGGCGGAGCTGGGGCTGGGGACGTTGCAGGTGAATGGCACGTCACCGGTGACGGGGCGGAGCTGGAACCCGGGCAGCATCCACATGACGGCGCTGGATACGGCGCGACTGCTGTTGCTCATCGAGGGTGGGCCGGGAGTGCTGTGGCGCACGCCGGCCGGCCGCGAGGTGACGGCGGCGGAGCTGTCGTCCGCGTCGCGGGTGTACTTGCAGTCGCTGCTGGCGGACCAGGCGCTGCACGAGGCGCTGTCGTCGACGGTGCTGTGCGGAGACCCGAAGGCGGAGCCGGGCATCCCCGCGGCGGAGCCGGCGCGGTGGGTGGACCCGAAGGACGGCACGGTGACGGCGGCGGAGACGGCGTTCGGCAGGGACACACGGCCATGCAACGCGGCGGCGCAGGTGACGTTCCTGCACAAGACGGGGCAGACGGAGAACTACGGGAGCGACGGCGGCATCGTGCGCTCGCTGCCGGGAGCGTCACCGCGTCACTACATCGTCGTGTTCCTGTCCAACCTGGGCAACCGCTATTACGACGCGTCGGTGGCGAGCGCCGCGGACCCGTCGAAGGGCGAGGACGGCTTCCCCTCCGTGAGCACGAAGATCAGCTACACCCAGCGCATCCCCGCGCTGGGCCGCCGCATCGACACGCTGATGAAGGAGCGGCAACGGAAGCAGGGCCGTGCGGGCCAGTAGGTGAGGTGACGCGCCCGGCGCAAGTCGCTACCTTTCGAGCATGGCATCGCGAGCAGAAGCCAGGAACGTGAAGGACGAGCTTGGCCGCCGCCTTGCCGGCACCCGCTGGCTCCGAGGCATCGGGCTTGCCTCCGAAGGTGGCGACTACCACGTGAAGGTCAACGTGGAGGCGCTCACCCCGGAAGTCCGCGCGGCCGTCCCCCGTCAGTGCGGCTCCGTCCAGGTACGCATCGAAGCCGTCGGAGACCTCCATGCTGGGGGCCAGGAGCCCTGAGCCGCCGCTCACGGCACCAACACCAGCTTGCCCACCGTGGTGCCCGACTCCAGCGCCTTGTGGGCCTCCGCCACCGCGTCCAGCGGGAAGGGCGTCACGCGCGGTGACACCAGCTTCCCCTCCTCCACCCAGCCCAGCAGCCGCGCCATGGACTCCGCCAGGACGTCGCGCTGCTCGAACAGATAGGACAGGTTGAACGCGAGCACGCTGGTGTTGTCGTTCGTCAGCGTGAGCGGGTCGAAGCGCGGCGTCCGCAGCCAGTCCCACGCCAGCTTCGCGTAGTTCGGCTTCCCACCCGTGCGCGGCAACATGGAGTGGAAGCCGTAGATGACCAGCTTCCCCGGCGACGACAGGTGCTTGTAGCTGTCGCGCAGCGTGGACGGCCCGTTCGCATCCAGCACCACGTCATACCCCTTGGGCGACGCGCGCTCCGCCGCCGCCCACAGGTCCTCGCGACTCTTGTCGATGACCACGTCCGCCCCCAGCTCGCGCGCCGCCTCCACCTTGTGCGTCCCGCCCACCACGCCCACCATCCGGCACCCGGCGATGCGCCCCAACTGCAACAGCGCGCTCCCCACCCCACCCGCCGCCGAGTGCACCAACACATTCGCCCCGGGCCTCGGGCGCGCCAGTTCGAGCAGCGCGTAGTACGCCGTGAGGAACACCGCGGGGAACCCCGCCGCCTGCTCCATCGTCAGCCGCGACGGCAGCGCGAACACCTGGTGCCGGGGCACGGCAACGTGCGTCGAATACCCACCGAAACGTGTGACACCGAAAACCCGAGCCCCCACCGCCAGGTCGGTGACGCCTGGGTCCACGGAAACCACCGTTCCTGAGAATTCGAAACCCGGGGTGATGGGCCACCCGACGTACTCCTTCGCCGAGGCGTACAGCCCCATGCGAATGACGCAGTCCGCATAGTTCACTCCGATGGCTTCCGTGGCGACCACCACCTCGCCCGGCCCAGGTGAAACCTGATTCAGGTTTTCAACATGGAGCCGTTCGTACCCACCCGCTTTTGAAATCACGACCTTGCGTGCGCGCATGCACACGTGAGTATCACGCAACGCAGCGCGACAACGTGCGTGCACGTCCACTCGACTGACGACGCGCGCATGAACTGTCATTACACTGTGTATCGCGCTCGAGGACTCTTCCGTTCCGCGCGCACCCCCCAACAATCGAAGGAGAAGTCATGCGACTGCGGCATTCGCTCTACCTCGCGGGCACGCTGCTTTTCGGTGTCACCACTGGCTGCGGTGAGGGCCTCGAGCCGGACTCCACCCTCCCGGAGACGCCCGCCGTCGAAGCGCCCGCGGGCGAGCAGCTGGGCACCGCGGAGTCCGCCGCGGTCACCACCGGTGTCACCACGCACTTCAGTCAGTGGCTCGGCGCCAACGGCTACAGCAGCTATGACTTCGTGCGCGCGGACCTGTCCGGCGGCAGCTACGGCGGCAAGGCCAGCGGCACGGACACTGTGGTGAACCAGCCCGTCATCTTCATCCACGGCAACTCGGACAAGGCCATTGGCACGGGCACCGTCGGCCAGACGGGCTGGTCCGCCTCCGTCGATTACTTCCTGGCCAATGGCTACAAGACGAGCGAGCTGTACGCCACGACGTGGGGCCCGGCCAGCGCGGCGATGTCCGCGTACCAGTACCACTCGAAGGCGAACGTGATGAAGGTGCGCAAGTTCATCGAGGCGGTGAAGGCGTACACCGGCGCCTCCAAGGTGGACATCGTCACGCACTCCATGGGCGTCACGCTCGCGCGCAAGGCCATCCTGGGTGGCTGGGCGAACGACCTGGCCGACGGCGGCGACTACTACGTGGGCGCGCCGCTCACCGGCTCGGTGGACACCTTCGTCGGCATTGCCGGCGCCAACCTCGGCCTCACGTCCTGCTACCAGACGGGCCCCGGCACGCCCACGTGCGGCTCCACCAACGGCCTGTACCCGGGCTACCTCTACTTCGGCTTCGTGACGGGCCGCTCGACGTACCTCAATGATTTGCTCGCCTCGAGCGGCTACGAGGGCGCGTACCGCTACAGCATCTACTCCACCGCGGATGAGGTCATCGGCTACAGCGGCATCGTCTACGGCAGCTACACCTCCCGCATCCCCGGCCAGACGGGCGAGAAGGTGTACTCGGCGTACCCGTACGGGCACTTCAACTCGAAGGACCTGACGGCGGCCGTGCAGTACAGCATGGTGCGCAACCACAGCATCCCGTAGCCCGGCACGGGCCGCGCCGCGCCGACATGTCGGAACCCGACACGACCTGGGGTGCCCGACACGTCGGCCGGCGGCGCGCGAAGCCCGAAGCGACACAGCCGACGCGCAACCTCGCGGAACGAGGCCGGACGACCCGCGCACGCGCGCTGGCACCCGCCTTGCTCAACCCCGCTGCGACCCTGACAGCACGGTCGCCCGCTTCCGATTCACGGCGGCGGGCACGTCCAACGCGCACGGCGCTTCGCCGTGCGCGTGTCCGCGAGGTTTGCCATGTCCACCAACCCGAAGAAGATGACCCCCGCCCAGGCCGCCCAGATTCTGCGCAACCACCCCATTGAAGCGAAGGGCTCAGTGCGCGCGGCGGACGCCAGCTACAACGTCTGCCTGGGCTATGAGGACGGCGAGTTCACCCTGTCCTGGTCCGCGACGTCCGTGGGCAAGTGGGACTGGGTGGGGCTCTACACGGACTCCTCGCAGCCCAACGACGACAAGGTCGCCTGGCAGTGGGCGAGCGACGGCAACTCCTACGGCACCGGCGAGAAGGTGCAGCCCGGCTTCCAGGCCCGCTACCTCAGCTGGGACACCACCAGCGGCCAGTACGTCGTCGTGGCGCAGACGGCGGGCTTCCCCAACACCACGGTGTGCTCGTCCTGACGACG contains these protein-coding regions:
- a CDS encoding serine hydrolase, which codes for MRDSARSVFIGMTGALLTVSLVWGPEASAAPRKAPRENTQRVRKASASLERELLRTVTESGFDQVLDFKRNGERIAHVPNVDVAVIELDAEGRPVAAANVLLSRDYPKGVGVPIDPKTWGTTAVRYTRWDLERWDGQKGWADATAEEDVVPGREKAKLRFMAPYPASLFKLMIAFRVMRLVDRGVVTLAQPWRFLRDTEDKGERPVWRWMEPMVTESDNGSTEALVKLLHEKGELAGLNQELAELGLGTLQVNGTSPVTGRSWNPGSIHMTALDTARLLLLIEGGPGVLWRTPAGREVTAAELSSASRVYLQSLLADQALHEALSSTVLCGDPKAEPGIPAAEPARWVDPKDGTVTAAETAFGRDTRPCNAAAQVTFLHKTGQTENYGSDGGIVRSLPGASPRHYIVVFLSNLGNRYYDASVASAADPSKGEDGFPSVSTKISYTQRIPALGRRIDTLMKERQRKQGRAGQ
- a CDS encoding synaptic vesicle VAT-1 family membrane protein — encoded protein: MRARKVVISKAGGYERLHVENLNQVSPGPGEVVVATEAIGVNYADCVIRMGLYASAKEYVGWPITPGFEFSGTVVSVDPGVTDLAVGARVFGVTRFGGYSTHVAVPRHQVFALPSRLTMEQAAGFPAVFLTAYYALLELARPRPGANVLVHSAAGGVGSALLQLGRIAGCRMVGVVGGTHKVEAARELGADVVIDKSREDLWAAAERASPKGYDVVLDANGPSTLRDSYKHLSSPGKLVIYGFHSMLPRTGGKPNYAKLAWDWLRTPRFDPLTLTNDNTSVLAFNLSYLFEQRDVLAESMARLLGWVEEGKLVSPRVTPFPLDAVAEAHKALESGTTVGKLVLVP
- a CDS encoding lipase; translated protein: MRLRHSLYLAGTLLFGVTTGCGEGLEPDSTLPETPAVEAPAGEQLGTAESAAVTTGVTTHFSQWLGANGYSSYDFVRADLSGGSYGGKASGTDTVVNQPVIFIHGNSDKAIGTGTVGQTGWSASVDYFLANGYKTSELYATTWGPASAAMSAYQYHSKANVMKVRKFIEAVKAYTGASKVDIVTHSMGVTLARKAILGGWANDLADGGDYYVGAPLTGSVDTFVGIAGANLGLTSCYQTGPGTPTCGSTNGLYPGYLYFGFVTGRSTYLNDLLASSGYEGAYRYSIYSTADEVIGYSGIVYGSYTSRIPGQTGEKVYSAYPYGHFNSKDLTAAVQYSMVRNHSIP